The DNA sequence CCTTACCTTTACCCAAGGCCTGTACGGCGCGGTGAAAACCGAAACGTGGGAGGGGACAAGATAGAATGTCCCATTCGCCCTCGTTGCCAGTTTTTCTTTGACAGGCTTTATGGATGGATTGTAATCTTTCTGCATTGTTTTGGAGGGTGGGATGAGTCTGGGGCGAAGCATGGAAAATTCGGACCGCTTGTACGGCCAGATGCCGGCAGGCGGTTTTTTTGTGTTCGTCCGGGAAGCCCGCTGACGCTGCACCCCGAACCCGCCTGAGCTCGCTTTATCGAATTTGCCTGTTCCCTGTCAGGACCACAACCACACATTCCACAAAGGATTCGCAGCCATGACGGAATTCAGCACGCAGAACATAGCCGGCAAATTTTCCGGAAATGCAAGAACGCTGGTGCCCAAGCTGTTCGCGGGCTTCTTCCTCCTGCTCGTTCTGTGGATTGCCGCCCCCTTCGCGGTAGTCCCGGCCGGCAACCGGGGGGTGCTGACCACCTTCGGCAAGGTCGACCTTACCGTCTACGCCGAGGGGATCCACTGGCGCTGGCCGATCGCCCAGAAGATGCACTTGGTCGACGTGCGCATCCAGAAGGGCGAAGGAGAAGGCGAAGCCGCCTCCAAGGACCTGCAGGTGGTGCACACCAAGGTGGCGGTGAACTTTCACCTCAAACCCGAGCGCGTCGCCGACATCTTCCGCAGCGTCGGCAACCTCGACGCAGTCGAGTCGCGCCTGATCCTGCCGGCGGTGCAGGAGGCGGTCAAGGCCGCCACCGCCCGCTACACCGCCGAAGAGCTGATCACCAAGCGGCCGGAGGTGCGCGACGCCATCCGCCTGGCTCTCAACGAGCGGCTGGTGAAGCACGATGTGATCATCGACGAATTTTCCATCGTCAACTTCCAGTTTTCCAAGTCGTTCAACGAAGCGATCGAAGCCAAGACCACCGCCGAGCAGCTCAAGCTCAAGGCCGAGCGCGACCTCCAGCGCATCAGGGTGGAGGCGGAGCAGAAGATCGCCTCCGCCGAGGCCGAGGCCAAGTCGCTGGCGATGCAGAAGCAGGAGGTGACGAGCGAACTGCTGCGCCTGCGCGAGGTAGAGAACCAG is a window from the Desulfuromonadales bacterium genome containing:
- a CDS encoding prohibitin family protein, which translates into the protein MTEFSTQNIAGKFSGNARTLVPKLFAGFFLLLVLWIAAPFAVVPAGNRGVLTTFGKVDLTVYAEGIHWRWPIAQKMHLVDVRIQKGEGEGEAASKDLQVVHTKVAVNFHLKPERVADIFRSVGNLDAVESRLILPAVQEAVKAATARYTAEELITKRPEVRDAIRLALNERLVKHDVIIDEFSIVNFQFSKSFNEAIEAKTTAEQLKLKAERDLQRIRVEAEQKIASAEAEAKSLAMQKQEVTSELLRLREVENQRRAIEKWDGQLPTYMTGGAIPFIQVPGAVK